In Phreatobacter stygius, a genomic segment contains:
- a CDS encoding TRAP transporter permease — protein sequence MAASVAGAPAGVQSEERQLTAEEIEKLSSDSEGGPARRLSGWLGWLTGATCFLIGAYALYWTQFAINTTIYRSSFLVLCLALTFILYPLARAGRDGRPETRRPTIEELVFALTAVALMLYLLHNPNPVFAVFGRSTFAYGLGLLVALCFLSYPLLVSNKALARYQPVDWIFAAIGFYAAVYLAFNIEEYKVRAMRPAPEEMVLGLTLILLVLEATRRTVGWILPAIAVVFLVYCYVGSGWLIPDVFEHRGFSLNRIIGQNYLTLEGIFTTPLDVAATFIILFTIYGAVLDRGGAGKFFIEWAFALFGKKASPSAPGRAVVASGFLLGTVSGSGVATTVTVSSLAWPMLKRSGYSPEVAGGMLSAAGIGATLSPPTLGAAAFIIAEFLDVDYLQILIYATIPTILYYVSCWLMTEADSRRMNVRAVRTSDASLWELTRAGGYHFLSLGAIAVFLVLGYSSFMAVYWSIVVAFVLSMIRPESQLVTRAAFAIGCVAAVAAFLFGSSDLPRAVGLHELFDARVSVASFWGIAAAVVASGAQSLVAAHAGRPVPAGGTGMIDALIDGTRSTLGIVATCACAGIIVSVVNLTGLGLTISGIIISAGGSNVFLILLMAALAMWVLGLSVPVTASYIIAAVMLVPALIKVGVAPAAAHMFMFYYAVLADVSPPTALAPFAASAITGGDPFRTTMQAWKYTLPAFIVPFMFCLTPEGAQLLMLVPAGVNAAGVPIYAAPSGILAWLSVIGATVTGCLALVGLCVMFTGYAIGQATWPERLLCLVGGALLLATNTYADLAGLVFLGAGLAWHWMRVKNAKAIPT from the coding sequence ATGGCGGCAAGCGTAGCGGGAGCTCCGGCGGGAGTTCAGTCCGAGGAGCGGCAGCTCACCGCCGAGGAGATCGAGAAGCTCTCGTCGGATTCGGAAGGCGGGCCGGCACGGCGGTTGTCGGGCTGGCTCGGCTGGCTGACCGGGGCGACCTGTTTCCTGATCGGGGCCTATGCGCTCTACTGGACCCAGTTTGCGATCAATACGACGATCTATCGCTCGTCCTTCCTGGTGCTCTGCCTGGCGCTGACCTTCATCCTTTATCCGCTGGCGAGGGCAGGCCGGGACGGCCGGCCGGAAACGCGCCGGCCGACCATTGAGGAGCTTGTCTTCGCGCTGACCGCGGTCGCGCTGATGCTCTACCTGCTGCACAATCCGAACCCTGTCTTCGCGGTGTTCGGGCGCTCGACCTTCGCTTATGGGCTCGGGCTCCTGGTCGCGCTGTGCTTCCTGAGCTACCCGTTGCTGGTCAGCAACAAGGCGCTGGCGCGCTACCAGCCGGTCGACTGGATCTTCGCGGCGATCGGCTTTTACGCGGCGGTCTACCTGGCGTTCAATATCGAGGAATACAAAGTCCGCGCCATGCGCCCGGCGCCCGAAGAAATGGTGCTGGGGCTGACCCTCATCCTGCTGGTCCTCGAGGCGACGCGGCGCACGGTCGGCTGGATCCTGCCGGCGATCGCCGTGGTCTTCCTGGTCTATTGTTATGTCGGTTCGGGCTGGCTGATCCCGGATGTATTCGAGCATCGCGGCTTTTCGCTGAACCGCATCATCGGCCAGAACTACCTGACGCTCGAAGGCATCTTCACCACGCCGCTCGACGTCGCAGCGACCTTCATCATCCTGTTCACCATCTATGGCGCGGTGCTCGATCGCGGCGGCGCCGGCAAGTTTTTCATCGAATGGGCCTTCGCCCTGTTCGGCAAGAAGGCCTCGCCCTCGGCGCCCGGTCGCGCGGTCGTCGCCTCGGGTTTCCTGCTCGGCACGGTGTCGGGCTCGGGTGTCGCCACCACGGTGACCGTGTCGTCGCTTGCCTGGCCGATGCTGAAGCGTTCCGGCTATTCGCCCGAGGTCGCCGGCGGCATGTTGTCGGCGGCCGGCATTGGCGCGACGCTGTCGCCGCCGACGCTGGGCGCGGCGGCCTTCATCATCGCCGAATTCCTCGATGTCGATTATCTGCAAATCCTGATCTACGCGACCATCCCGACCATTCTCTATTACGTCTCCTGCTGGCTGATGACCGAAGCCGACAGCCGGCGGATGAACGTCAGGGCGGTGCGCACCTCGGACGCCTCGCTCTGGGAGCTGACCCGGGCCGGCGGCTACCACTTCCTGTCGCTCGGCGCGATCGCGGTCTTCCTGGTGCTCGGTTATTCCAGTTTCATGGCGGTCTACTGGTCGATCGTGGTGGCCTTCGTGCTGTCGATGATCCGGCCGGAAAGCCAGCTCGTGACGCGCGCAGCCTTTGCCATCGGCTGCGTCGCGGCGGTTGCGGCCTTCCTGTTCGGCAGTTCCGACCTGCCGCGCGCGGTCGGGCTGCACGAGCTGTTTGACGCGCGCGTCTCGGTTGCCAGTTTCTGGGGCATCGCCGCCGCCGTCGTGGCATCGGGCGCACAGAGCCTGGTTGCCGCGCACGCGGGCCGGCCGGTCCCCGCCGGCGGTACCGGCATGATCGACGCGCTGATCGACGGCACGCGCTCGACGCTCGGCATCGTCGCGACCTGCGCCTGCGCCGGCATCATCGTTTCGGTGGTCAACCTCACCGGTCTCGGCCTGACCATTTCCGGCATCATCATTTCGGCGGGCGGCTCGAACGTCTTCCTGATCCTGCTGATGGCGGCGCTGGCCATGTGGGTCCTCGGCCTCTCCGTGCCGGTGACCGCAAGCTACATCATCGCGGCGGTCATGCTGGTGCCGGCGCTGATCAAGGTCGGCGTGGCGCCTGCCGCGGCCCATATGTTCATGTTCTACTATGCGGTGCTCGCCGACGTGTCGCCGCCGACCGCGCTCGCCCCCTTCGCGGCTTCCGCCATTACCGGCGGCGATCCGTTCCGCACCACCATGCAGGCGTGGAAATACACCCTGCCGGCCTTCATCGTGCCGTTCATGTTCTGCCTGACGCCCGAGGGCGCGCAGCTCCTGATGCTGGTGCCCGCAGGGGTGAATGCCGCCGGCGTCCCCATCTATGCTGCGCCGAGCGGTATCCTGGCCTGGCTCTCGGTCATCGGCGCGACAGTCACCGGCTGCCTGGCGCTGGTTGGCCTCTGCGTCATGTTTACCGGCTATGCGATCGGCCAGGCG
- a CDS encoding TAXI family TRAP transporter solute-binding subunit: MSIILNRRSALLAGAGSALVLGAPALAQSRRRLTVATGGTGGVYFVYGGGLARVLSEKVPNTQVTAQVTGGSVDNINLVSAGDADVGFSTLDSVVDALAGTAAYAQGGKREVSVLAVLYDNVLHVVANPSLNSIADMKGKRIGVGSAGSSTEGWADRTLEAAGLNPRTDITRDNLGVAESANALSDGKIAGFFWGGGVPTAAVRDLAQGGRTPMKLLDSSKELVAIDKKYPGLYRLYTMQPNSYAGQTAAVPCIGVANVMVVNSKAPNALVTTILEGIFNNLTDVAGIHPEARRLTLQSAATKTAVAFHPAAEAFYKAKGVAM; encoded by the coding sequence ATGTCGATCATTCTCAACCGCCGTTCGGCGCTGCTGGCCGGAGCCGGCAGCGCACTGGTGCTCGGCGCACCCGCGCTCGCCCAGTCGCGCCGACGGCTGACGGTCGCCACCGGCGGTACCGGCGGCGTCTATTTCGTCTATGGCGGCGGCCTCGCGCGTGTGCTGTCCGAGAAAGTGCCGAACACGCAAGTGACGGCGCAGGTCACCGGCGGATCGGTCGACAATATCAACCTCGTCTCCGCCGGCGATGCCGATGTCGGCTTCTCGACGCTCGATTCGGTGGTCGATGCGCTCGCCGGCACCGCCGCTTATGCCCAGGGGGGCAAGCGTGAGGTCAGCGTGCTCGCCGTGCTTTACGACAACGTCCTGCATGTGGTCGCCAACCCGTCATTGAACTCGATCGCCGACATGAAGGGCAAACGCATTGGCGTCGGCTCCGCGGGGTCGTCGACCGAGGGCTGGGCGGATCGCACGCTGGAAGCCGCCGGTCTCAATCCGCGCACCGACATCACGCGCGACAATCTTGGCGTGGCGGAATCGGCCAATGCCCTGTCCGACGGTAAGATCGCCGGCTTCTTCTGGGGTGGCGGTGTGCCGACGGCCGCGGTTCGAGATCTCGCGCAGGGCGGCCGAACCCCGATGAAGCTCCTCGATTCATCGAAAGAACTTGTCGCAATCGACAAGAAATATCCCGGGCTCTACCGGCTCTACACGATGCAGCCGAATTCTTATGCCGGCCAGACGGCGGCGGTCCCGTGCATCGGCGTCGCCAACGTCATGGTGGTCAATTCCAAGGCTCCGAACGCCCTGGTGACCACCATATTGGAGGGTATTTTCAACAACCTGACCGATGTCGCGGGCATCCATCCGGAGGCGCGGCGTCTCACCTTGCAGAGCGCCGCCACCAAGACGGCGGTCGCGTTTCATCCGGCGGCCGAAGCCTTCTACAAGGCCAAGGGTGTGGCCATGTAA
- a CDS encoding glyoxalase superfamily protein: MTENADHGIRFGRIAAMLPVRDIGKARAFYTDILGFTKTFENGDPVGFMILKRDKAELHLTLDPRYRAPTYNVIHLMVEDVDGLYAVCQRHGVRIVKGLRDQDYGLRAFVFADPDGNRIDVGQPI, translated from the coding sequence ATGACCGAGAATGCTGACCACGGCATCCGTTTCGGACGGATCGCCGCGATGTTGCCGGTGCGCGACATCGGCAAGGCCCGGGCCTTTTATACGGATATCCTGGGCTTCACGAAAACCTTCGAGAACGGCGATCCGGTCGGTTTCATGATCCTGAAACGCGACAAGGCCGAGCTGCATCTGACCCTCGACCCGCGCTATCGGGCACCGACCTATAACGTCATCCACCTGATGGTCGAGGATGTCGACGGGCTCTACGCGGTCTGCCAGCGCCACGGCGTCAGGATCGTCAAGGGCCTGCGCGACCAGGACTATGGCCTGAGGGCCTTCGTCTTCGCCGATCCCGACGGCAACCGCATCGACGTCGGCCAGCCGATCTGA
- a CDS encoding AraC family transcriptional regulator — MPMTAPAIDPARLATFNVVRASDPGGVDGTSRVSERVAKSSRIYRYQLQNSALWRMQFDRPIFTLATRGAGSIIASYADSRFATEVSIDGDEGGLFCFTTLLHGHTTLIHNGDSTTATEGGGLALRPGPGTRLLTSDDNVRTNVFFKVAEVEDALEHMLDERLRGPLEFRPNLDWSSGLAASLKCQLDLVMHEFARPDGVASNPAALASMTDLLISLVLRGAPHNYADRLDRGPAGAVPAYIRRAEDFMRANCTEPVRMAHVAAAAGCSVRTLGAVFRQFRGKTPLGALHAIRLEQAHAVLSLGAADASVATVARRYGFTNAARFTSAFRRRFGKTPSEAVQRASLASS; from the coding sequence ATGCCGATGACCGCGCCTGCGATCGACCCCGCCCGCCTGGCAACGTTCAATGTCGTCCGGGCAAGCGATCCCGGCGGGGTGGATGGTACGTCGCGCGTGAGCGAGCGCGTGGCAAAATCGAGCCGTATCTACAGATACCAACTGCAGAATAGCGCCTTATGGCGCATGCAGTTCGACCGGCCGATCTTCACCCTCGCGACCCGCGGTGCCGGCTCGATCATAGCAAGTTATGCCGACAGCCGTTTCGCAACGGAGGTCTCCATCGACGGTGACGAAGGTGGTCTCTTCTGCTTCACGACGCTGCTGCACGGCCACACGACATTGATCCATAACGGTGATTCCACGACCGCCACGGAAGGTGGCGGTCTCGCCTTGCGACCCGGCCCCGGCACCCGGCTCCTGACCAGCGACGACAACGTGCGCACGAACGTTTTCTTCAAGGTCGCGGAGGTCGAGGATGCGTTGGAGCACATGCTCGATGAGCGGCTGCGCGGGCCACTCGAATTCAGGCCCAATCTCGATTGGAGCAGCGGGCTTGCAGCCAGCCTGAAGTGCCAGCTTGATCTCGTGATGCACGAGTTCGCGCGACCGGACGGAGTGGCCAGCAACCCCGCCGCACTCGCGTCGATGACCGATCTGCTGATCTCGCTGGTGCTGCGTGGCGCGCCGCACAACTATGCCGATCGGTTGGACAGGGGCCCTGCCGGCGCGGTTCCGGCCTACATTCGGCGCGCGGAGGATTTCATGCGGGCAAACTGCACGGAGCCGGTCCGCATGGCGCATGTCGCCGCGGCCGCTGGATGCAGCGTGCGCACCTTGGGTGCGGTGTTCAGGCAGTTCCGCGGCAAGACGCCGCTGGGCGCGCTGCACGCGATCCGGCTGGAGCAGGCGCACGCCGTGCTGAGCCTTGGCGCAGCCGATGCCTCGGTCGCCACGGTCGCGCGCCGCTACGGCTTCACCAACGCCGCGCGGTTCACCAGCGCCTTTCGCCGCCGTTTCGGCAAGACGCCGTCGGAAGCCGTGCAGCGCGCATCGCTGGCCTCGTCCTGA
- a CDS encoding helix-turn-helix transcriptional regulator, whose protein sequence is MIDLDGVSAQALSDTIGAIYDCALDPQLWSATCRKIAALCESTAGGICVHDMRHVQNDQLFVFGYQPEFLERLGQNYAASPMAVADVVSNIGDVSALSMDSSELSETRFFRDVLEPFGLVDIIWFPALRTGGRMASMHASRGETVPHYQKREISLFKLLSPHVCRALAISDALDIRALRSEMLERTLDALVAGVYLTARDGRVVYMNAAAERQIRTGDAIRIVNNRLHPTDSAARAALSKAIDQATRDGLDMDMTAHSLAIPDAVGTGYVATFLPVDSGQRRSAVAPFAASCAVFMQDPVRAPLMPGEAFARLYGLTGGELRVLLALAQGLGGMEAADMLGISEPTVRTHLQHIFSKTGTLRQTELLLLLRNSTPPIRAHSASSAIREAAFR, encoded by the coding sequence GTGATTGATTTGGATGGTGTCTCCGCCCAGGCGTTATCCGACACGATCGGCGCGATCTATGACTGCGCGCTCGATCCGCAGCTGTGGTCCGCCACTTGCCGGAAGATTGCCGCTCTGTGTGAAAGCACAGCGGGTGGAATATGCGTTCACGATATGCGGCACGTGCAAAACGACCAGCTGTTCGTTTTCGGATATCAGCCGGAGTTCCTGGAGAGGCTGGGACAGAACTACGCGGCAAGTCCAATGGCCGTCGCGGATGTCGTCTCGAATATCGGCGACGTCAGTGCGCTCTCCATGGACAGCTCCGAATTGTCGGAAACCCGGTTCTTTCGCGATGTGCTCGAGCCGTTCGGGCTGGTGGACATCATCTGGTTTCCCGCGCTCAGGACCGGTGGCCGTATGGCCTCCATGCATGCCTCCAGGGGCGAGACGGTGCCACATTACCAGAAGCGTGAGATCAGCCTGTTCAAGCTGCTCTCTCCGCATGTCTGCCGCGCACTCGCCATCTCCGATGCACTCGACATCCGGGCGCTGAGGTCGGAGATGCTGGAACGGACGCTCGATGCGCTTGTCGCCGGTGTCTACCTGACCGCACGGGATGGCCGCGTCGTCTATATGAACGCCGCCGCCGAACGCCAGATCAGGACCGGCGACGCGATCCGCATCGTGAACAACCGGCTTCACCCCACCGATTCGGCGGCGCGTGCGGCCCTGTCCAAGGCCATTGATCAGGCAACGCGCGACGGCTTGGACATGGATATGACCGCGCATTCCCTGGCGATCCCGGATGCCGTGGGCACCGGCTATGTCGCAACCTTCCTTCCGGTCGACAGTGGCCAGCGCCGCAGCGCCGTCGCGCCATTTGCAGCGTCCTGCGCCGTGTTCATGCAGGATCCTGTTCGGGCGCCGCTCATGCCGGGTGAAGCTTTTGCCAGGCTTTATGGGCTGACCGGCGGCGAACTTCGCGTGCTGTTGGCGCTTGCCCAGGGGTTGGGCGGCATGGAGGCCGCCGACATGCTCGGCATCAGCGAGCCAACCGTGCGCACCCACTTGCAGCACATCTTCTCCAAGACCGGCACGCTCCGGCAGACCGAGCTCCTGCTTCTGTTGCGCAACTCGACGCCTCCGATCCGGGCCCACAGCGCCTCATCCGCAATTCGCGAAGCGGCCTTTCGCTAA
- a CDS encoding LysR family transcriptional regulator encodes MELQQVRYFLAVCDERNFTRAAKRCGISQPSLSNAIRRLEQQLGGRLFHRSRVNCSLSELGQQVRPHLARIIQCTRDAERQAAHFLDGSPTSSTASIMASMGSSIRDEERWKQDEKAAGSADGRIDVGLPVWPANPAALSPRRRTGREW; translated from the coding sequence ATGGAATTGCAGCAGGTTCGATATTTCCTGGCTGTTTGCGACGAAAGAAATTTTACCCGTGCCGCCAAGCGCTGCGGCATTTCGCAGCCGTCGCTCAGCAACGCAATCCGACGGCTCGAACAGCAACTCGGCGGGCGATTGTTCCATCGCAGTCGCGTGAATTGCTCTCTGTCTGAACTTGGCCAGCAGGTCCGGCCTCATCTCGCAAGGATAATTCAATGCACCCGCGACGCCGAAAGGCAGGCGGCGCATTTCTTGGATGGATCGCCGACATCATCCACCGCCTCGATCATGGCGAGCATGGGCTCGTCGATAAGGGACGAGGAGAGATGGAAACAAGACGAAAAGGCTGCCGGATCGGCCGATGGCCGGATCGACGTCGGCCTGCCGGTCTGGCCGGCAAACCCGGCCGCCCTCAGCCCCCGCAGGCGAACCGGCCGAGAATGGTGA
- a CDS encoding DUF1045 domain-containing protein: protein MTVRYALYAAPAPDDPLWNFGSATIGYDAAAARDLPFPSGTPWDDPDWAELTEDPRRYGFHGTLKAPFELAQGASEADLLEAVMVFADRRPAVEVPRLAVATLGSFVALVPAERSDELLALAGDCVRVFDEFRAPMSQADRARRLKSPLTERQIGHLDNWGYPYVFEDFRYHMTLTGSLSADRCEPVRAALAERYQPIAEPFRLDALLVFRQAARDQRFTILGRFACGG from the coding sequence ATGACCGTCCGCTATGCTCTCTATGCCGCTCCCGCGCCCGACGACCCGCTCTGGAACTTCGGCTCCGCCACGATCGGCTACGATGCCGCGGCGGCTCGTGACCTGCCGTTTCCATCGGGCACGCCATGGGATGACCCGGATTGGGCCGAACTCACCGAGGATCCGCGCCGCTACGGCTTTCACGGCACGCTGAAGGCGCCGTTCGAACTGGCCCAAGGAGCGAGCGAAGCCGATCTGCTCGAAGCCGTCATGGTCTTCGCCGATCGCCGGCCAGCGGTCGAGGTGCCCCGGCTCGCGGTTGCCACCCTCGGTTCTTTCGTGGCCCTGGTGCCGGCTGAGCGCTCCGACGAACTCCTGGCGCTGGCCGGCGACTGCGTCCGGGTGTTTGACGAATTCCGCGCGCCGATGAGCCAGGCCGACCGGGCGCGGCGGCTGAAAAGCCCGCTGACCGAACGGCAGATCGGCCATCTCGACAACTGGGGCTATCCTTACGTCTTCGAGGATTTCCGCTATCACATGACGCTGACCGGTTCGCTATCCGCCGACCGGTGCGAGCCGGTGCGCGCCGCCCTGGCGGAACGCTACCAGCCGATCGCCGAACCGTTCCGGCTCGACGCCCTGCTGGTGTTCCGGCAGGCCGCGCGCGACCAACGTTTCACCATTCTCGGCCGGTTCGCCTGCGGGGGCTGA
- a CDS encoding lysozyme inhibitor LprI family protein, with the protein MTATWISVLALVAGLVGLASDARAQGCPASLALAERQACLARAVPEADAALVVARADATKAIADWHGNLSPEERAQWRAQFDKNLDLWALFRDRVCAAPLIGFEQRLNAERAAIASSACRLVITQVMSGDLTNRFGEAVSDKARGHLAGSQRGPNRRGLIAAEGRQPLCRHPGRGGDYAPLTACYERQAARVDAELNAVWARVLATIRARHDVSEADRAAWSEALRAAQRSWAELRDLTCRLEAYETPNRSANSVYSGLVGPCLIVETEERMRALQITYGLRRTER; encoded by the coding sequence ATGACTGCGACATGGATATCGGTTCTGGCGCTGGTCGCAGGCCTCGTCGGCCTTGCCTCGGACGCGCGAGCCCAGGGCTGCCCGGCGAGCCTGGCATTGGCCGAACGGCAGGCCTGCCTCGCCCGGGCCGTACCGGAGGCGGATGCGGCCCTGGTGGTCGCCCGCGCCGATGCCACCAAGGCGATCGCGGATTGGCACGGCAACCTCAGTCCGGAGGAGCGCGCGCAATGGCGGGCTCAATTCGACAAGAACCTGGATCTGTGGGCGCTGTTCCGCGACCGGGTTTGCGCCGCGCCGCTGATCGGCTTCGAGCAAAGGCTCAATGCCGAGCGCGCAGCGATCGCGAGCAGCGCCTGCCGGCTGGTCATCACCCAGGTGATGTCAGGCGACCTGACCAATCGTTTCGGCGAGGCCGTCTCGGACAAGGCACGTGGCCATCTCGCCGGCTCGCAGCGCGGCCCGAACCGGCGCGGGCTGATCGCGGCGGAAGGACGCCAGCCGCTGTGCCGCCACCCCGGCCGGGGCGGTGACTATGCGCCGCTGACCGCCTGCTACGAGCGCCAGGCGGCGCGGGTCGACGCCGAACTCAATGCGGTCTGGGCGAGGGTGCTGGCGACCATCCGGGCACGGCACGACGTTTCGGAGGCCGATCGAGCGGCCTGGAGCGAGGCGCTGCGCGCCGCGCAACGCAGCTGGGCCGAGCTGCGCGACCTGACCTGCCGTCTCGAAGCTTATGAGACGCCGAACCGCTCGGCCAATTCGGTCTATTCCGGGCTGGTCGGCCCTTGCCTGATCGTCGAGACCGAGGAGCGGATGCGCGCCCTGCAGATCACCTACGGCTTGCGCCGAACCGAACGATGA
- the mnmA gene encoding tRNA 2-thiouridine(34) synthase MnmA: protein MFNSLDIAKPAHATRVVVAMSGGVDSSVVAALMAEQGYDVVGVTLQLYDHGAAIHRKGACCAGQDINDARRVAERLGIPHYVLDYEERFKAAVIDRFAQSYAAGETPIPCVDCNRHVKFTDLLDTARDLGADALATGHYVSSRRLPDGRRGLYRPVDADRDQSYFLFATTPAQLDLLRFPLGMMTKPETREHARRFGLSVADKADSQDICFVPSGKYTAIVERLKPEAAEPGDIVHIDGRVVGRHDGIMRFTVGQRRGLGIAAREPLYVVGLDAPGRRVLVGPKEALATRAIGLRDVNWLGDRPLEPGETVDCFAKVRSTRPPKAAILRATTTGIEIELLDGEEGVAPGQACVLYDAADGASRVLGGGFIKRPETASRAVASAPLHAAL from the coding sequence ATGTTCAACAGCCTCGACATCGCCAAGCCCGCGCATGCGACCCGAGTGGTCGTCGCCATGTCCGGCGGCGTGGATTCCTCCGTCGTCGCCGCGCTGATGGCCGAACAGGGCTATGACGTGGTCGGCGTGACGCTGCAGCTTTACGATCATGGCGCCGCGATCCACCGCAAGGGCGCCTGCTGCGCGGGCCAAGACATCAACGACGCCCGCCGGGTGGCCGAACGCCTCGGCATTCCGCATTATGTGCTCGACTATGAGGAGCGCTTCAAGGCGGCAGTGATCGACCGCTTCGCCCAGTCTTATGCCGCCGGCGAGACGCCGATCCCCTGCGTCGACTGCAACCGCCATGTGAAGTTCACCGATCTGCTCGACACCGCCCGCGACCTTGGCGCCGATGCGCTGGCGACCGGCCACTATGTCTCGAGCCGCCGCCTGCCCGATGGCCGGCGCGGCCTCTACCGGCCTGTCGATGCCGACCGCGACCAGAGCTATTTCCTGTTCGCCACGACGCCGGCTCAGCTCGACCTGCTGCGCTTCCCCTTGGGCATGATGACCAAGCCGGAGACGCGCGAGCATGCCCGCCGTTTCGGCCTGTCGGTCGCCGACAAGGCCGACAGCCAGGACATCTGCTTTGTCCCCTCGGGCAAATATACCGCCATTGTCGAGCGGCTGAAGCCGGAGGCCGCCGAGCCCGGCGACATCGTCCATATCGATGGCCGGGTGGTTGGTCGCCATGACGGCATCATGCGCTTCACCGTCGGCCAGCGCCGCGGCCTCGGCATCGCCGCCCGCGAGCCGCTTTACGTGGTTGGCCTCGATGCCCCCGGCCGGCGCGTCCTGGTCGGGCCGAAGGAGGCGCTCGCCACCCGCGCCATAGGCCTGCGCGACGTCAATTGGCTCGGCGACCGGCCGCTCGAGCCGGGCGAGACGGTCGACTGCTTTGCCAAGGTCCGTTCGACCCGGCCACCCAAGGCCGCGATCCTGCGCGCCACCACGACCGGCATCGAAATCGAGCTGCTCGACGGCGAGGAAGGGGTAGCGCCCGGCCAGGCCTGCGTGCTCTATGATGCCGCCGACGGCGCCTCCCGCGTGCTGGGCGGCGGCTTCATCAAGCGGCCCGAGACGGCCTCCCGGGCCGTCGCCTCCGCCCCCCTTCACGCCGCGCTCTGA
- a CDS encoding class I SAM-dependent methyltransferase has protein sequence MAAAELDTQSIQKAYARWAPIYDTLFGSITITGRKAAVAAATEVGGRILEVGVGTGIALPDYGRNCRVIGFDLSFDMLKIARKRVDDGLPHVEGILQMDAGRLAFADASFDCVVAMYLITVVPDPEGVMRELNRVCKPGGEVILVNHFAAEGGVRALIEKAAAPFGDKLGWHPDFPFSRVTGEAELTVVEKRSAGFGGLFTLVRFKKAGQDAAVAATATG, from the coding sequence ATGGCCGCAGCCGAGCTCGATACCCAGTCGATCCAGAAGGCTTATGCCCGCTGGGCACCGATCTATGACACGCTGTTCGGTTCGATCACCATCACCGGGCGAAAGGCGGCGGTTGCCGCGGCGACTGAGGTCGGTGGCCGCATCCTGGAGGTCGGCGTCGGCACCGGCATTGCCCTGCCCGACTACGGCCGCAACTGCCGTGTCATTGGCTTCGACCTGTCCTTCGACATGCTGAAGATCGCCCGCAAGCGGGTCGATGACGGCCTGCCCCATGTCGAGGGTATCCTGCAGATGGATGCCGGCCGCCTCGCCTTCGCCGACGCCTCCTTCGATTGCGTCGTCGCGATGTATCTGATCACCGTGGTGCCGGATCCGGAAGGCGTGATGCGCGAGCTCAACCGCGTCTGCAAGCCGGGTGGCGAGGTCATCCTGGTCAATCATTTCGCCGCCGAAGGCGGCGTCCGCGCCCTGATCGAGAAGGCCGCGGCGCCCTTCGGCGACAAGCTCGGCTGGCATCCCGACTTCCCGTTCTCGCGGGTCACCGGCGAAGCCGAACTGACCGTCGTCGAAAAGCGCTCGGCCGGCTTTGGCGGCCTGTTCACGCTCGTCCGCTTCAAAAAGGCAGGCCAGGACGCGGCAGTCGCGGCGACGGCGACCGGCTAA